From a single Bacillus pseudomycoides DSM 12442 genomic region:
- a CDS encoding O-methyltransferase, with product MEDAVNEYLLSFIDPKDKLILEMEQYAGEHHVPIMDRLGMEFMLQFLRLIGPKSILELGTAIGYSSIRMMQAIPNSRIVTVERNSDRYEKALEYIERSSVKERISVIYGDALETGEQVNEHGTFDVIFIDAAKGQYRRFFDLYEPLLNPGGVIISDNVMYHGLVTTKEKIENRRTRGLIRRIKTYNEWLMNHEGYDTTIFPIGDGVAVSKKRG from the coding sequence ATGGAGGATGCAGTTAACGAGTACCTATTATCATTTATTGATCCAAAAGATAAACTTATTCTTGAAATGGAACAGTACGCAGGTGAACATCATGTGCCAATTATGGATCGTCTTGGAATGGAGTTTATGTTGCAATTTTTACGTTTAATTGGGCCAAAAAGCATCTTAGAGCTCGGAACAGCAATTGGTTACTCCAGTATTCGTATGATGCAAGCTATCCCTAATTCTCGCATTGTGACAGTAGAACGAAATAGCGATCGATATGAAAAAGCACTTGAATATATAGAGCGTTCTTCTGTAAAAGAGCGTATTTCCGTTATTTATGGTGATGCATTAGAAACAGGTGAACAAGTGAATGAACATGGAACATTTGATGTTATTTTTATTGATGCCGCAAAAGGACAATATCGTCGCTTTTTTGACTTATATGAACCGTTATTAAATCCGGGGGGTGTCATTATTTCAGATAATGTTATGTACCATGGACTTGTAACGACAAAAGAAAAAATTGAAAATAGACGTACGCGTGGTTTGATTCGTCGTATTAAGACGTACAATGAATGGCTAATGAACCATGAAGGATATGATACAACTATTTTTCCGATTGGTGATGGAGTAGCCGTGAGTAAAAAGAGAGGGTGA
- a CDS encoding peptidase U32 family protein gives MKKPELLVTPRAVADIEPLAKAGASAVMIGEQKFGLRLAGEFARDDVKQAVNIAHENGMKVYVAMNAMFHNDKVEELKGYVAFLQEVQVDAIVFGDPAVLMTVREVAPNMQMHWNTETTATNWFTCNYWGRKGAKRAVLARELSLDEIVELKENAEVEVEVQIHGMTCMFQSKRSLVGNYFEYQDRNLEIEKKKYEENMFLHDPERNNKYPIYEDENGTHIMSPNDICFIDELDELIDAEIDSLKIDGVLKSSEYIIQVTKKYRKAIDLCVEDRDAYYDMKDDLYKEIEEIQPVNRPLDTGFFFKETVY, from the coding sequence ATGAAAAAACCTGAATTGTTAGTAACGCCAAGAGCGGTGGCGGACATTGAACCTCTTGCAAAAGCAGGGGCAAGTGCAGTAATGATCGGTGAGCAAAAGTTTGGCTTACGTTTAGCAGGGGAGTTCGCGCGTGATGATGTGAAACAAGCTGTAAACATTGCACATGAAAATGGTATGAAAGTATACGTAGCGATGAACGCTATGTTCCATAACGACAAAGTAGAAGAATTAAAAGGCTACGTTGCATTCCTGCAAGAAGTACAGGTAGATGCAATCGTCTTTGGAGATCCTGCAGTATTAATGACTGTGCGTGAAGTAGCACCAAACATGCAAATGCATTGGAATACAGAAACGACAGCAACGAACTGGTTCACATGTAACTATTGGGGCCGTAAAGGTGCAAAACGTGCTGTGCTTGCACGTGAATTGAGCTTAGATGAAATTGTTGAATTAAAAGAAAACGCTGAAGTTGAAGTAGAAGTACAAATTCACGGTATGACATGCATGTTCCAATCAAAGCGTTCATTAGTTGGAAACTATTTTGAATATCAAGATCGTAATCTGGAGATTGAAAAGAAAAAGTATGAAGAAAATATGTTTTTACATGATCCAGAGCGTAATAACAAGTATCCGATTTATGAGGACGAAAATGGTACTCATATTATGAGTCCGAATGATATTTGTTTCATTGATGAGTTAGATGAACTTATCGATGCTGAAATCGATAGCTTGAAAATTGATGGTGTGTTAAAAAGCTCTGAATACATTATCCAAGTGACAAAGAAATATCGTAAAGCTATTGATTTATGTGTAGAAGATCGCGATGCGTATTATGACATGAAAGACGATTTATATAAAGAGATAGAAGAAATTCAACCAGTAAATCGTCCGTTAGATACAGGATTCTTCTTTAAAGAAACGGTTTACTAA